A single window of Salvia splendens isolate huo1 chromosome 8, SspV2, whole genome shotgun sequence DNA harbors:
- the LOC121745135 gene encoding protein GAMETOPHYTE DEFECTIVE 1-like yields MGFFDLNIPYRESDRHAVDKPSLRGRRLKLALKAMELGYTGVAYNRILTGVMSESDRCSIVLFPISTLTPSSSSFFASVKFHRDILHVSGTAPFRQYTRLTVVVTNSAQALALNSCNPVLRSYDIVALRPTRQDAFDQACQNSEVDMISIDFSKMDSFSFRLKQPIIKAAIKRGLYFEITYSDLIGDAESKRKMISYCKLLVDWTRGKNLIICSDASSASELRGPQDVANLFFLLGLSRERAKAAISSNCRSLLANAIRKKHFYKEAVKVEEIPSGGQSNTSKSVFDDWLKWDPISSGQGDVLLEDMEKSFTISKTVKENVKTINFTSNLNGLPAHGFQIKDLVYAIKTSLEPCDVDKRALPVVETEGGASDEKLEKHVANTLHEQHHSLLKNEDGPGNLSNEPEGVIELPEGQTSPSGATNIYANSDCQDSEVQLGYVPDAKLALPPLLGRDQVSVDVAQGEYQISGLGDSSPLSLPTFSVNSADSEEIMKTSNDLEKNTVASETRIKDPPSPVKQGNFVHSGGQVHITKSNTLAIDNHVTVELSNPLNKSSSSIFPLDPGTDNLLEMGACANEGNRMDEIHNKNAIETTQEYPLASPHISYEDGCGEGGQCSKITDSSIKFGLGSPLEGSSNMITNFDEPTNDDVMVELMPIDSVPDCQGFAKSRAGINKRKGKSPHQPVLFPFKRYMKSKPSKKKLRK; encoded by the exons ATGGGGTTCTTCGACTTGAACATACCCTACCGGGAATCCGACCGCCATGCCGTCGACAAACCCTCCCTGAGAGGCCGCCGCCTGAAGCTCGCTCTGAAAGCCATGGAACTCGGCTACACCGGCGTCGCCTACAATCGCATCCTCACAGGCGTCATGTCCGAATCCGACCGCTGCTCCATCGTTCTCTTCCCCATCTCCACACTCAccccctcttcctcttccttcttcgCCTCCGTCAAGTTCCACCGCGACATTCTACACGTCTCCGGTACAGCCCCCTTCCGCCAGTACACCCGCCTTACCGTCGTCGTCACTAATTCCGCCCAGGCTTTGGCTCTTAATTCCTGTAACCCCGTGCTGCGAAGCTATGACATCGTCGCCCTTAGGCCTACTAGACAAGATGCATTTGATCAGGCTTGTCAAAATTCGGAG GTTGATATGATCTCTATTGATTTCTCGAAGATGGACTCATTCAGCTTCAGGCTAAAGCAGCCTATTATCAAAGCTGCAATTAAG CGAGGGTTGTACTTTGAGATCACATACTCTGATCTGATTGGTGATGCAGAATCAAAACGAAAAATGATATCCTATTGCAAG CTTCTTGTTGATTGGACTCGAgggaaaaatttaattatatgtagTGATGCCTCTTCTGCCTCTGAACTTAGAGGGCCCCAAGATGTAGCAAATCTGTTCTTTTTGCTGGGACTCTCTAGAGAACGTGCTAAAGCAGCTATCTCCTCAAACTGTAG ATCTCTCCTAGCTAATGCAATAAGGAAAAAACATTTTTACAAAGAGGCTGTTAAAGTTGAAGAGATACCATCTGGTGGACAATCCAATACATCAAAATCTGTGTTTGATGATTGGCTCAAATGGGATCCTATTTCTAGTGGCCAGGGCGATGTGCTATTGGAAGACATGGAGAAGTCTTTTACTATTTCGAAAACTGTAAAAGAAAATGTGAAAACCATCAACTTCACCTCAAATTTGAATGGCCTGCCTGCACATGGTTTCCAGATCAAAGATCTGGTATATGCGATTAAGACATCTTTGGAGCCGTGTGATGTGGATAAACGTGCTCTTCCTGTCGTTGAGACTGAGGGGGGTGCTTCAGATGAAAAGCTTGAAAAGCATGTTGCTAACACTTTGCATGAACAACACCACAGCCTGCTTAAAAATGAAGACGGTCCTGGTAATTTGAGTAATGAACCTGAGGGGGTTATTGAACTGCCTGAAGGTCAAACGTCACCATCTGGTGCCACTAATATTTATGCCAACTCTGACTGTCAAGATTCAGAAGTTCAATTGGGTTATGTTCCGGATGCAAAACTTGCGCTTCCACCTCTTCTAGGACGTGATCAAGTTTCCGTTGATGTTGCACAGGGAGAATATCAGATTTCAGGTTTGGGAGATTCGTCGCCGTTGTCTTTGCCCACTTTCAGTGTTAATTCCGCAGATTCTGAAGAAATTATGAAGACTTCAAATGACTTGGAAAAAAATACTGTTGCATCTGAAACCCGAATAAAAGATCCCCCATCCCCTGTCAAGCAAGGAAACTTTGTACATAGTGGTGGACAAGTTCATATCACAAAGAGCAATACGTTAGCTATTGACAACCATGTTACTGTAGAACTTTCCAATCCCTTGAATAAATCTAGTTCCTCTATCTTTCCATTAGATCCTGGTACGGACAATCTATTAGAAATGGGTGCATGTGCAAATGAAGGTAACAGAATGGATGAAATTCACAACAAAAATGCCATTGAAACTACGCAAGAGTATCCCTTGGCATCACCTCACATCTCCTATGAAGATGGTTGTGGTGAAGGAGGACAGTGTAGTAAAATTACTGATAGTTCTATTAAGTTTGGTCTTGGGTCGCCTCTAGAGGGGTCTTCAAATATGATAACAAATTTTGATGAGCCAACAAATGATGACGTGATGGTCGAGTTGATGCCAATAGATTCAGTCCCTGATTGTCAAGGCTTTGCTAAATCTCGTGCAG gaataaataaaagaaaaggaaagtcGCCTCATCAACCTGTCTTGTTTCCATTCAAGCGTTATATGAAATCCAAGCCTTCCAAGAAGAAGCTCCGAAAGTAA